Part of the Halalkalibacter krulwichiae genome is shown below.
CGAAAAATATTTCACTAGTAGAATTAGCAGAAACAATTGCTGATAATAAATACATTTTAGGTGACCGTTTAGTTGAAATTGGAATTAGCGGACCGACTTTAGAAGCCACTCTTTCATCGATTGCGATGGCGCAGCAAGAGCTTGGTCATTCAAGATTAATTTATAGGTGGGCATTTGAATTAAAAGGGTTAAATGGAAACAAAGTCGAAATTAAAGATCAGACGGGTAAAGCGTTTTCATCTAATGTTGAAATTAGCAATTGGATTGAACTTATCGCTGGTTTATACACAACAAATATCGCTGCTGATTTAGTCATGCGCGCAATTATTGAAGCAGATCATCCAGAGAGCAACCCTCCCTTTAGCAAGATGCTTAAAGAGCAAAATGAGCATCACCTCTATTCGAAGAGCTGGTGTAAACAACTATTAAATGATCAAGGATCAATTCCATCAAGATTCAAAAATGCACTGGAGAATTCTTCGAAGGAAGCGACAGCCTGGTTAGAGCAAGTGCAGAACGATAATCTACTAATCTCAGAAAAAATGATTGCTCCGAACTTAGATCTTGCTTCTAAGCTTAGAAGCCAAGTAGAAGAGTTAGTAAATGATGGAGCTGTTATCAATGTCAACTAATCAAGTAAAATGCTCTTTCTGTTCATCTGAGAACGTAGATAAAATCTCTTCCTTTGGTACAGCTCAATTAGTTAAACAATATTATTGTAATCATTGCAACAGTGTATTCGAATATATTCGTTGGCAGGAAGAACCAGAGCCAAGTAAATGAAAGGTGCCCGATACTCATGAATCAAATTAAAAAAGCGGGTGTAGTCGGTTCGGGAACAATGGGGGCAGGAATTGTACAATTGCTTATTCAAAATGGCCACCCTACAGTGATGTTTGATATTAATCAAGAGGCAGTGGACCGTGCTAGAACTGGTATTGAAGCACGATTAGAGCGTTTAGTTGAGAAGCAGAAGATCAGTGTCAATGAACTGACATTAGCGAAAGAATTGCTAGAGTCTACCACTGACATAAACGCCTTCAAAGATTGTCAGTTAGTCATCGAAGCTGCGCCAGAAAAAATTGGAATTAAGCGTTCAATCTTTCAACAATTAGAAGAGATCTGTGCGGAGGATACCATTTTAGCGACAAATACATCGTCTCTATCAATTACTGAAATATCAGGGCAGATTAAGAAGCCGACACGTGTGGCTGGTCTTCACTTTTTTAACCCGGCACCGATTATGCCTCTAGTTGAAGTCATCCAAGGGTTGAAAACGTCTCCAGAAGTAACTGAGACCCTAATTGATTTCGCAAAAAAAATTAATAAAAATCCAGTAGTTTGTAAAGATACACCAGGTTTTATTGTGAACCGTGTAGCGCGCCCTTTCTATAATGAAGCATTACGGATTATGAATGATCAAGTAGCAAGTGTTGAGCAGATTGATCGCATTATGAAAGGTGCTGGTAATTTTAAAATGGGGCCGTTTGAGCTTCAGGATTTAATCGGAATTGATATCAACTTTGCTACGACGAAATCTGTTCACGCTGGCTTCCATGGTGAGGATCGCTTTAGACCTCATTATTATCAAGAGCGCATGGTGCAGTCAGGTAGCTTAGGGAGAAAGACGAAAGGAGGGTTCTTTAGTTATGACGAATAAGGCGATTGTCATAGTAGGAGGAAACTTACTTGCTAAAGAACTCCTCAAATCATTTGAATTGAATGGTTGTTCTGTTTTTCTTAACGACTTTTCAAAAGCAAAACAGATTGACGTTGTGATTGAAACGACAAACGTTGATCTTGAGCAAAAGAAATTAAACTTACAAGAAATCGAGTCAGTTGTTTCACCAAATACGATTATCTTATCAACGACATTACAAGTAACAGCGACTGAAGCTGCATCTTGGTTACGTTATCCAGAAAGATTAATTGGATTTGCTACTTTCTCTAATTTTAGCGAAGGAAAAGTAATTGAGGTTGCGGCTGCACTACAATCAGACACTGGCTTGTTATCAAATGTTAAAGAAACGTTTGGAGCAATTAACCAAGAGGTTGAAGTCGTAGAAGATGAAGTTGGTTTGGTGTACCCGAGAATTCTTTCCTTAATTATCAATGAGGCGGCGTTTGCTTTAACGGAAGGGACCGCGAATGCAAAAGATATCGATACAGCAATGAAGCAGGGAACCAATTATCCATTAGGTCCATTAGAGTGGGCTGAGAGAATTGGGATCGATGATGTGTATGCTGTTCTCATTGGCTTACACAAACAATTTGGTGAAGAACGGTACCGGCCAGCACCACTAATAAAGAAGCTCGTTCAAGCAGGTTGGACTGGTGGGGAATCAGAAAAAGGGTTCCACCATTATCAAAATCGCAGAGTGAAGGAGTTTTCAATATGAGGGAAGCGGTCATTGTAGATGCTGTTCGAACACCTATTGGAAAATATAACGGTGCTTTAACAAGTGTAAGACCAGATGATTTAGCTGGTCATGTCATAAAGGAATTACTGGAGCGTGTCTCTATTGATAAAGCCCTTATAGAAGATGTGTATTTTGGATGCGCGAACCAAGGTGGAGAAGATAACCGAAATGTAGCGAGAATGGGATTGCTTTTGGCTGGGGTACCTGAAAGTGTTCCAGGCGTAACAGTCAATCGATTGTGTGGATCTGGATTAGATGCAATCAATCAAGCAGCATCAGCGATTAAGGCTGATCTTGGTCAGGTTTTTATCGCTGGTGGAACAGAGAGTATGACTCGAGCTCCTTATGTAATGATGAAACCTCATTTAGCTAACGCAAGAGGAAATCAAACATTACATGACACAACGATTGGATGGAGACTAGTTAACCCGAAACTAGCGGAAGTGTATCCACCAATTAGTCTTGGTGAAACAGCTGAGAATGTGGCAGAGAGATATCACATTACAAGAGAAGAACAAGATGAACTAGCTTTGTTAAGTCAGCAAAAAGCCGCTGTTGCAATCGAAAGTGGAAAGTTCAAAGAGGAAATTGTTCCAGTAACGATTCCGCAAAGAAAAGGGGAGCCGGTCGTATTTGATACGGATGAACACCCTCGTGCAGGAACAACGTTAGAGACATTATCGAAGTTGCGTCCAGCATTCCGTGATGGTGGAACAGTGACAGCAGGTAATTCGTCAGGGATTAATGATGGGGCTAGTGCCGTCATGATCATGGAAAGAGAACTAGCTGAAAAGTTGAACCTGAAGCCGCTTGCCAGAATTGTCACTTCGGCTGTTAGTGGGGTTGATCCTGCTTATATGGGGATTGGTCCAGTGCCAGCGACAAGGAAAGCACTTGAGAGAGCAGGGTTAACTGTCGATGATCTCGATTTAATCGAAATCAATGAAGCGTTCGCAGCACAGTCAGTCGCATGCATTAAGGAATTAGGTTTAGATATGGACAAAGTAAATGTCAATGGTGGGGCGATTGCGTTAGGTCACCCATTAGGTTGTAGTGGATCTAGAATTGTCACGACACTTGTTCATGAAATGCAGAAACGAGATGTACGATATGGTCTTGCTACGATGTGTATCGGGTAGGCCAAGGGATTGCCACAATAATTGAGAAAGTATAAGGAGTGAGTGATACGTGATAAAAGATACAGTGGTAAAGAACTCAGTAATCAAAGATACTTATCAACTATTAATTAATGGTGAATATGTCAATAGCAGCAACAATGAATTCTTTGAAACTCATAACCCTGCTACGGGCGAGGTGTTAGCGAAAGTTGCAAAAGCGACAAAGGAAGATGTTGATCGTACCGTTGAAGCTGCAAGGGCAGCGTTTGAATCAGGCAAATGGCCTAGACAGTCACATACAAAACGTGCGCGCTTATTAAACAACATTGCAGCAATTATGAGAGAGCGCTTCAATGATCTTGTAGAAGCAGAAGTTCTTAATAGTGGTAAAACCGTTGCGGCAGCTCAAGGGCAAATCACCCAAGCGATTGAAGACTTTGAATTCTATGCTGGTACAATCTCAACATTTGGTGGACGTACAAACCCAATGCCTAATGGATTTTTCAACTATACATTGAAAGAACCAGTTGGTGTGTGTGCTCAAATCATTCCGTGGAACTATCCATTAATGATGGCTGCATGGAAGATCGCTCCGGCGTTAGCTGCAGGTTGTACAGTGATCTTAAAGCCAGCTTCTTATACACCAATCACTGCTTATATGCTTGCTGAGATTTGTCACGAAGCAGGTGTTCCAGAAGGAGTTGTCAATGTTCTAACAGGTAGCGGGTCTGAAATTGGACCATACTTAACAGAGCATGAAGGTGTTGATAAAGTCGCTTTTACAGGTGAAACAGAAACTGGGAAAGACATTATGGCAAGAGCTTCTGAAACGTTAAAACGCGTAACGCTTGAATTAGGTGGGAAATCTCCGAGTATCGTGTTTAACGACTGTGATATTGATGGAGCAGTAGCAGGTTCTGTTTATGGTATTTTCTATAACACAGGTCAATCATGTGAAGCTCGTTCAAGACTTTTTGTACACGAGGACATCTATGATGAGTTTTTAGAGAAATTCATTGAGAAAACGAAGCTATTAAACGTAGGTGACCCTTTTAATAAAGAAACACATGTTGGAGCATTAATCTCAGCAAGTCACGAAAAAGTGGTTGATAGCTATGTGAAAATTGCAGTTGAAGAAGGTGGCGAAGTTCTTTATGGAGGAAAGCGCCCA
Proteins encoded:
- a CDS encoding Phenylacetic acid catabolic protein → MSNAKNISLVELAETIADNKYILGDRLVEIGISGPTLEATLSSIAMAQQELGHSRLIYRWAFELKGLNGNKVEIKDQTGKAFSSNVEISNWIELIAGLYTTNIAADLVMRAIIEADHPESNPPFSKMLKEQNEHHLYSKSWCKQLLNDQGSIPSRFKNALENSSKEATAWLEQVQNDNLLISEKMIAPNLDLASKLRSQVEELVNDGAVINVN
- a CDS encoding PaaD-like zinc ribbon domain-containing protein; protein product: MSTNQVKCSFCSSENVDKISSFGTAQLVKQYYCNHCNSVFEYIRWQEEPEPSK
- a CDS encoding 3-hydroxyacyl-CoA dehydrogenase NAD-binding domain-containing protein gives rise to the protein MNQIKKAGVVGSGTMGAGIVQLLIQNGHPTVMFDINQEAVDRARTGIEARLERLVEKQKISVNELTLAKELLESTTDINAFKDCQLVIEAAPEKIGIKRSIFQQLEEICAEDTILATNTSSLSITEISGQIKKPTRVAGLHFFNPAPIMPLVEVIQGLKTSPEVTETLIDFAKKINKNPVVCKDTPGFIVNRVARPFYNEALRIMNDQVASVEQIDRIMKGAGNFKMGPFELQDLIGIDINFATTKSVHAGFHGEDRFRPHYYQERMVQSGSLGRKTKGGFFSYDE
- a CDS encoding 3-hydroxyacyl-CoA dehydrogenase family protein; amino-acid sequence: MTNKAIVIVGGNLLAKELLKSFELNGCSVFLNDFSKAKQIDVVIETTNVDLEQKKLNLQEIESVVSPNTIILSTTLQVTATEAASWLRYPERLIGFATFSNFSEGKVIEVAAALQSDTGLLSNVKETFGAINQEVEVVEDEVGLVYPRILSLIINEAAFALTEGTANAKDIDTAMKQGTNYPLGPLEWAERIGIDDVYAVLIGLHKQFGEERYRPAPLIKKLVQAGWTGGESEKGFHHYQNRRVKEFSI
- a CDS encoding aldehyde dehydrogenase family protein, which encodes MIKDTVVKNSVIKDTYQLLINGEYVNSSNNEFFETHNPATGEVLAKVAKATKEDVDRTVEAARAAFESGKWPRQSHTKRARLLNNIAAIMRERFNDLVEAEVLNSGKTVAAAQGQITQAIEDFEFYAGTISTFGGRTNPMPNGFFNYTLKEPVGVCAQIIPWNYPLMMAAWKIAPALAAGCTVILKPASYTPITAYMLAEICHEAGVPEGVVNVLTGSGSEIGPYLTEHEGVDKVAFTGETETGKDIMARASETLKRVTLELGGKSPSIVFNDCDIDGAVAGSVYGIFYNTGQSCEARSRLFVHEDIYDEFLEKFIEKTKLLNVGDPFNKETHVGALISASHEKVVDSYVKIAVEEGGEVLYGGKRPEGPEYENGHWYMPTIIGNVTNDMRIAQEEVFGPVVVVMKFSDEKEVLKQANDSIFGLGSAVWTKDHGKAHRFAKGLRAGIVMINNPISAFPGTPFGGYKQSGFGRELSLETLDLYTETKSVVSYIGERPLNIFGI